The nucleotide window ATTAGCTTAGTGGGAAACACCTACATTTTGTGCCgaactattatttttattatttttgttgcaaCTTTTGGTTTGGTCAAATATCCCTCCTAAGCAAAAGAGCAAAAGTCagattcttcttttttataaaaatataaaaagaaaaaaatatataaccaAAACTTTAATGAAAAACATCTCTTTGCATCAtaacttttttataatttttttaaaaaatgtaaagtaTCAATTTTATCCTTAAATTGATTGAAATTAGATAATTTTCCCTCCATTTATTTTTCTCCACAAAATGCATATTCTTACCGTAAATAAAGTAGCTTAGAACACATTCGTTGTTAATTAAGTAGCTCAAAAATACTTTCAAATCACTAACGATTGCTTCTTcttgaatgaaaaattatgcatgaaatatttgaaatggggtaattttcttatattatttatcaatataaaaaGAAAGATTATTTTCATTGCTAATAAAGTATAAGGATTTGACTTAATACtttccacaaaaaaataaataaataaaatacagatattactatatataatttaattaatcgagttttattgttttcttctttttgggcTACGCGTTAGctataaagtattttttttttctataaaatactACACTTATTTTTtgtctatttaattatttgtttaatgaATAATTACACATTTTTATGTGTGCGTGCATGTTGATTTGAAGTGTAAAGTTTTTACTGTTCACACTCTATATgaagactttttaaaaaaaattaaaaacataatcaatctttACTAGTTCAGTTATCGTATTTCTTCATCCGATCCATCGATCGATCTATATATTAATTCTCACGAATCAATTTGTATGGTTCATTATGGATTGTGCCACTTATATAGGTTTAAAGTGGGCAATATACGTGTTATGGATTTGTCCTGATCACAGAGATAGGGATCATCAAAAGACTGGAGAAGCTAGCAGAGTGTCGACCCGTCCTATTAAGATTTGAGTCAGtgatattaatattatataaaaataagatataGTAAGTTGGTGTTgttgaaaataactttttttgtgTCCAAGAATACACCAATTCAACAAACGTTTTCTTCTTGGGTACGTAAGATTTGGTTTCATGACATTTTCTAGTGCTCCAAgaaaatttcttcaaaaaagtACTCCAATAAATGGTATTTAATTTGGTCTAATAATAtgttaaagaaattaaaaagaaacatataaattattaaacaataaaaataactaaattggCAACGACTATGCTTGGTAGCCACTCATTTAATCCACAACCTTCAACTATATATAAATGGACAATCGATGTATAAAATATCCCGCGTTCACGTAGAATTCAGGAAAGGACCGCACCTTAAGGTGTGTGTGAGGTAGACAACCTACCCTAATATAAACATTAGTAACTGCTTCACGGCTTGAATCTTCAGAGACAATTTTATCGTTGCTCCAAGATCACTCTTACATTCAATTATTTATGTACTAgataaatgaaaaatcaaaataatactcCTATATATAAGTTTATATTAAATCTTTGACAGGTAGTATGAGTTATAACAAAATGACACCAAAAATGTGTAGGCCTGATTAATGTTAAATTCTTtgcattaaataaatatttttttaaaaaaatatctgtCTCTTTAGACTTATCTAAAAAACCTTTTGTTGTTATTAACTCATCAAACCCCctctttattattaaaataaaattattatgggATTTAATTAGTCAACTTGTGGGTCATCTAAGAAGTATACATGGAAGTTTCAAATAACTTTGAGCTTTCACTTTTtctctaataatattattatttattccCAAATATTTAccaactcaaaaaaataaaaaatcaacatCCTCTATCCAAATTCCAACCTAAGCAAATACATCATTATGAGTTATGACTAATCAACATTTAATTAGTACTATTAATTATCTATATGACCTTATAATACATGATGTATGAAATATCTCTAAATCTCGCCTTAAGATATATCGCTATTAGAAATCAATCATAACATTTCATCAGAAAAAAATGATCGTTGAAAATATTTTCGACTactaaaaattaatcaatttttgaCGATTCATCAGAAAAACAgttgttgaaaatattttcgatGAATATTTAgctgatttttttaaaattatttttaggagGGTATATATTAATTCTTGTAGATCATGAAACAACACATTAATGGTGATTGTTGTaagatttttcttgatttttaaaaaagcttGGAGGCTAAGTTATTTATGATGTTTGGTTAGTGAAACTACCTAACTATTTACATCTTCAATTGAGATTTATTCATAACTATACTAGGTCAATGTCATTAGTGTggaattttattattaaatatatactaGAATTTGACTTCCACACAAgaagctgttttttttttcttccaagtCTTCCTATTTGTCATCTCTTTTCCTATTATCCTGACTGGTGTTTGATATTTGTATTAATGTCctgactaatttgaatttatcatGTAAGGCTTATTAAAGGAGAACATGTTttttattgagatttttttttatattcaagacttaaatttgaaacttttgaTAAAAGCAGTATAAGAAATATCCTATTCATTCTACCACGACTTTTGATGGTCTATTTGTCACCTTTCATTTGCCTACATTGCTTTTAATTAATTCACGGaggtaaatttaaaatttgaagtttatgaatttttataaaaatactaagttaataaataataataatttatctcACAATTGattaaatattcataaaaatatatactaatatatttcttaatacatataaaacaatataaaaactactccctctatttcatattaagtgaattttttattcttttttttaatattgttcaaagttcaagatagatgtttgaattttttttcatatttgccctttcatttattgaagttttatattttctaggagataaaatacaatacatacaaaattatatttatgatttcataaATGGACAATAGTAGAAATTACAACTTAAATTATGttcttgaatatttttcttaatatgtgtgcaTTGTCTCATAAATTCAGTTCATATGGAATGAAGGGAGTATTACGTTTACGTGAAATCACATATTACATGTGGATCCAGCCCTACCAACACAACAACGACgacaccaccaccaccaccaccaacaacaacaacaataacatatccaaCAAAATTTCACAAGTGAATCTGTGAAAAGTGAATTGTACGCCTTATTCCTACCTTAGTAAGAATATTTCCAATAGACTTTCGACtcatttcataatttttagaaatagaTGCGTTAGAAGTGAAAATAAAGTATATTATGGAaatgaaaatcaaggatttgaGTCGAGTGAAATTCCAATTATATGATAAAATGTGAACTTagatattcaagttttaataaaaataaattatctgtaaaaaaattgttggttTTATTTAttccaataaaaataaagtaggGTGGAATTTTTCAAAAAGCTATATGAAAACCATTCGTGCtcaacaagttttaaaagaatTATAGGAGTATGATTTATAATCTTGCATACTTGATAAAGTTTGAACTAGATATTGTTCACATTGACTATAAGgaattaaagagaaaataatgAGAAAGAAATGGTAAATCTATGTACTTACTAAATCtggttgaaattgaagaagagtCTTGGAGTAACGATAAAAATTGTCATCCTGTGATCTATGAATCACCCGTTAAAGTAAGTTTCCTACATTTACTCTAAGCTCAATCACTAATGCTTGCATCATATAGACGATTATCTACATAAATTACTTATATTACGTCTCGAATCCTCCATAAACGCgtaacaaatttattttattttttcattttgaaagaGTACAAGggttaaaatacaaaataatgaaaattgtCAGCCTTACTAAGTACTTActgaatttaattaaaattcgATAAAAATTATCATCGTATATATGATCTATGAGTTACGAGTTTGAGATGTGAAATCATACTCTAATGCCTTTATCAAACTAAACTTCCTATTATACACCTTAAAATACAGTCACTAATACTTGCATCATACATATGATTATCAACATAAACTACTTATATTACCTCTCGAATTTTACATGATCGCGTaacaattatgttttttttttttttcattttgaaagagtaaaagtttttttttttttttttaaatacaaattttattacaGCCTCACTAAAAAGTCCATCCACGtgccaacccaacccaacccccTCTCCCAACACCACCTCACACACCCCCTCCAACAACCCCACACTTTCCTATGTCTTCTCTTTTCCTCCTattatacacacacatatacatatatgtatatataaatcaGCTAATAGCCATCAGTATATTCATATTCATTCTGTTTATAGCACACCTATTCAGAAAAATACCCATAAAgcacaaaagagaaaaagaacagttttttttttgtgtatcaatcatagccaaaaaaacaaactaatacccattttttgcaatttttggTTCCAAAGATTGTTGCATTTGAggtaaagattgaatctttattgtCCCTTTTCATGATTTCTTGTGTTTTTGCAAATTGGGTTTTCAAGAATCTTGTGAAAATGgtctttttgtgtttttgttgGGTTGCTTCTTGTTCTTATGATCTGTCAAATGTGGgttcttttctgtttttttttttctctttgtttgaATGTGTTTGTTGGGATTTTTAGAGATTGAGCTGAATTCATTagaaaaatatatgcatttttgTTTTCTGAGGTGTTTGGGACATTGAAAATGGGTTATTGGTTCAAAGATTCTTGCATTGAggtaaagtttgaatctttacCAACAAAGGGTTGGGGTGGAGTGGTAAGGTTTCGAGTTCGAGTTTAAGTATAGAGTCGTCTTTGTTAGGGAACACATTATCTCCAATATGCAACTTTCCAGTGTGAATCCGGATTTAGTTAGGTCCCAATGCGGGTATCAGACACTGGatgggaaaacaaaaaaaagtttgaatctttattgttcttttcatGGTTTTTTTTGCAACTTGGGTTTTCAAGAATCTTGTAAAATTggtctttttttgtttttttgtttttatgggGTTGCTGCTTTTAATTATGATCTGCCAAATGTGGattcttttctgtttttttcCACTTTGAATGTGTTTCTTGAGATTTTTAGAGATTTAAGTAAATTAGAAAGTGCCAATAGATtcatattttaaagtttatgCCTTTGTTTCATACTTTAATAGCTTTGTAATATTCATTCTCCCTTGGAAATGTTCTTCTGTTTTTTGAGAATCTGTATCTTCTTGCTTTGACttgttcaaatataaaaatgtaaaatatgaAGTGATTATAACTTTTTCTTGAAGAATATCTTCTTGGTCAAAATTTGCAAAAAGTTGGTTCTTGCAAATGATACTTATTGATTTGTCTACATTTGGAGATTAAATGGTAATATTAGTTTATACTTTATACTTTATAGTACAGCTCATAATGTGATGTACAAAAGTTTTACTTGTTGATGTGTTTCCATTTGgcattttgattaatataatttgaatgaATCAACTCTAAATGTATGTTACTATTGACAGGATTTTAAGGTCTCAATAAGCTATTCAAGATTCGATTTTGAAATCGTATGGGGTTATCCTTTTCGAGCCCACTAGCCTCTCAAAGTGATACGGAAACAGGCGTTGATTCTGTCGTTGTGAAATCTATCGATTTCGGACATGATGAGCGGAAGACGCCACTACGGTCAGTTAGCTTTAAGAGCCATGACACAGAACCAACAATATTGCAATCAGATGGCTCCGGAAGGATGTCGATAGAAAAAAGTATCAGCTTTAGGACAATGGGAAGTGCAATGGAGTTAAAGAGAACTTCATCAGAAGAGAAGCCCGAGTTTAGCGAGTTTCGTAGGTTAGGAAGCATGAATGGAGAGTCTCAAAAATCTCCTCTAGCATATACTAGCAGCCCCAAACATGAAGCAGCTTTAAAGTTGCAGAAAGTGTACAAGAGTTTTAGGACTAGAAGAAAATTAGCTGACTGTGCAGTACTTATAGAGCAAAGCTGGTACGTTTTCTATGCCGAAAAAACAGCCTATCGATAAACTCTATTGATTTGAATGTTCCTGACATGTATTTTTCGGAAAATTTCAGGTGGAAGCTATTAGATTTTGCTGAACTTAAGCATagttctatttcattttttgatcTTGATAAACATGAGACAGCAGTTTCTCGTTGGTCGAGGGCAAGAACTAGAGCAGCCAAGGTAAATTTTGGATCATTTCGTAAATGCTGATGAAAGTTATTgcaaagattttgaatttactCTTAAGACTTTTGCtgatctttttcttcttcatgcAGGTTGGCAAGGGCTTATCTAAGAATGGCAAAGCCCAGAAACTAGCTCTACAGCACTGGCTTGAAGCTGTAAGTAGATCTTTTTAATGGTATACTGAACTTGTGTTTTACGCCAATATTCAATTTCGCTAATAAGGGAAAGGCTTTTTTTGTGTAACAGATCGACCCACGACATCGGTATGGACACAACTTGCATTTCTATTATGTCCAATGGTTGCATTCTCAAAGCAAAGAACCCTTCTTCTACTGGTAATTGTCTAGATGAAGAATGATTGAGTTTTAACGATAATACATCATGAAAGTTTCTCGTTTGCTAACTGTGTTTCTCTGAATCAGGTTGGATATTGGAGAAGGAAAAGAAGTGAACATTGTTGATAAATGCCCTCGATGGAAACTTCAGCAGCAGTGCATTAAGTACCTCGGTCCGGTAAGTCCTTACTCCATTTATCAGTCCATTAGTATCTTTGCTAGTTGCACTTGTGGGAATTTGGAAACTTTACTCatcgtttttttttaaaactacaGATGGAAAGAAAGGCTTATGAAGTTGAGGTGGAAGATGGGAAACTCTTCTACAAGGAAACCGGAAAGCTCCTTGACACGACTGATGGACCAAAAGGAACTAAGTGGATTTTTGTCCTCAGCACCTCGAAAACCTTATACGTTGGCAAGAAAACTAAAGGCACATTTCAGCATTCTAGTTTCTTGGCTGGAGGAGCTACATTAGCTGCTGGGAGAATAGTTGCAGAACGAGGAGTATTGAAGGTATGTTAATATACCTTCGAGTCATTTTCACACTTCTGATTCGACTTATATTGACAGCTTATTTGTGATTTCGATCTAAACTCTTTTTTCATTTGTTACCTGAATTCTACAGGCTGTCTGGCCTCATAGTGGACATTACCGACCTACCCCAGAAAACTTCCAGGATTTCATTTCATTCATGACAGAGAACAATGTCGACCTCAATGATGTTAAGCTTGATTCTGATGAAGACGAGGAAGAATCGATTGGCAAGAAGAGTGGCGTTTTCCTCAGAGGCGACTCCTCTGAGGACGACTTACAAAAAGATGGTTTGGAGACAGAGGAGAATGATCTAGAAGAGTCAACTTCAGAGAAAAGAGACTTGAAAGTGCAAGAGCAAGCTGCTGATATACAACTTTCTGATTCAAAACCATCTCATAACTTCAGTATCAAATTGCCTAATCTTCAAATTCCCCGGAATGATGGTTTCATAGAGAAGTTAAAGAATGAAAGTGAAGCTGCTAAATCTATTTCCGACTTAGAATCACCAACAGACGGATACAAAACAGCAAGAGAATTGTTTGCTCCTGAACAAGATCAAATGGATTTAAAACACAGCTCTTCTGTTGAAGAACTTGATGAAAGTAAAGAAGAGATAATTCCAGATGAATCTATCATCCAAAGGATAAATTCACACAAGGATCTTAAATCGTATCAGTTGGGAAAGCAACTGTCTTGCAAATGGAGCACAGGAGCTGGACCTCGTATCGGATGTTTGAGGGATTACCCCTCACAGCTGCAATCCCATGCTTTAGAACAAGTGAGCTTGTCCCCGAGAAGTGCTTTCCGTCTCAAAATGAACTTCCCTTCAAGAGCATCAACTCCAACGAGCCTGAGCCGCGTAATGCAGGTTTCCTGTTCCCTTTCTCCTATGGGCAACAAAACTTTATCTTGCCTCAATAGCAAATATTCCTCTCCACCACATAAAGGACCCTAACTTCATATTCATTTGCACTaggattagtttttttttctttcagtaGTCTGTTCTTTCACTGTGAATAGACAAAATGACATAGAGATTCTTTCCTTTATTCTTTACATAAGAAAACTTccatagtatttttttttcctattcaaCTGTACACAAGTTTTGTTCATCCTAGTGGTAGATTGCAATATGCaaattgtaaaattttgaattccaATACTTATTTGTAagtggaaaagaaagaaaagagaaacagaaaaaagaaaggaaatcaTTCATTCTTTATCTATGGCATTCttagcttaatttttttttcttgagaagTTGATCTTGTTGATGTACTCTGACAGTCACAAAGGGCTGAGCTCCCacttatgttgctcggactctctaAAAATGATGCTGCATAgctgtcggatcctccaaataTGCAAatatgcactacttttggaggatctgacacaAACTCAGTTGCacttttgaagagtccgagcaagtCCTTAGTACACATGGTAAATATTTAGCCATGAGTAAATTGAAACCAAGTTAAAATCTGAGTTTAGCTCTTTAGGTGTTATCTCACTATTGGATTGAGCCTTTGAAGACTATAAACTTTTGAGTGAAAAAGTTAGTTTTGAACAAAGTTCCCTTGTTCTATATTTAGTTTGCATTGTTCTTGTTGTTCTTGATAACCGGTAAGTTGTTGATTACAACATATAAACTAGGTGGATAATGAGTCCGTTCCTCTGCCTTTTTTCCATGTAAGACCTGGTTTTCCAGTAAGGTTTGAGCCCCTGACGTGCTGCTCTTTGTGTTGCTCGGATTTACCAAGAATGTTGCTGTAGCTGTATTGAATCCTCAAAAACTatactacttttggaggatcagACACACGACCATCAACATTTTTGAATAGTCCGAGCAACATAAGCTGCTCTTATCACACATCATGTGTTGTACTACCTTGGACATTGAACCAAAACActaggggttgtttggttttGTTAATTTTCTAGTTTATGTTAAGATTAGGTACTGTTGACATGATAAACTGACATAAAACATGCCTCTTTAACAAAGTCAAGTGTAATTAACATTATTTCTTTCTGACAATTTGTTGTTAAGCAAATAATAGAGGCAGTTTTGATAAGACTGAATCACAGGTCATTAGCATAACTACTTATTAAAACTActaattaatttctttaatACTCAATCATTATGATGTGCTTACAACTTCttggaagtgaaaaaaatattaatgaaatcCCAATATTTAAAAAAGGTGTTAAGCACATGTACTTGACCTAGATCAAGATTCAAAGGATCAAATGTTTGTACAttatacatatctttagtttaagacaaCAAAATGCTgacgttttttcttaaacttcgtgtgCAGTCAAACTAAGACACGTGAAATGAAATAACAGTAGATGATTTCTCACCATCTACCTAAGCATTAGTGGATCAGAGTTACTCGATATCTATGCATGCACGCAAGCTGACTCGACACTAGAAATCATTCTTGAGACATGAGAAGAAGTGGAACCTAATCTAACATATGTAAAGACAATATGATGGCCATATGTTGGATGAGGAATTGCATTATTTCAAAAGCCAATTGTTACTGTCTATGAGATTCAAAACATGGGATTGTTAAAAGTACAGACAAAAactggagaaaaaaaaaacaaaatacatcTTTTTTCTGCAAAATTTGCAATTATAGACCTTAATGTTTGTTGGATAAGTTCATGAACTTGTCAATAATTAGGGAATATTGACAAGTAAATGCTTATTCTATTTTCCTAAAGGCTGCATGCACTTATATATCATGCTATATACACATTTAAAACTTGCAACATGAGCTATCATGTAAGTATTCTTGGTTTCCACCGATGTTCGATACCTGTATTAGAGCTTGATTAAATTTAGATCCGCGTTGAGAAGTTCTCATTGATAGGTAAATTAGTCTCTAACAAAGGCAATTGCCTATCTAGTGCTCGAACCTGAGACATCTGATTAATAATGAATGAGTACTAGAGCCCGACTAAATTTAGATTCGCACTGAGAAGTTCACATTGATAGGTAAATAAGTCTCTAACAAAAGCAACTTCATATTTAGTGCTCGAATCCGAGACATCAATCTGATTAATAATGAATTAGTACTAGAGCCCGGTTAAATTTAGATTCGCGTCGAGAAGTTCACATTGATAGGTAAATTACTCTCTAGCAAAGCCGACTTCATATTCAGCGCTCGAACTCGAGACATCTGATTAAGGATGAATGAGTACTTACTACTCTGCCAAGATAGTTATTGGTGGAGGGATTACTTATTGGTCCAACACATTAGTGGTTTAAATAATTGTTGTACCATTTGTAAAGGGCATcatgtgtttttcttttttcttttttgaactttccttttaatgtttttttttttgttttatttgagataaaaaGAACATTAAGAGTATAAAGTCTAAGTTTTGCTATCTACTTCCAGCTCATTAGAATATACTTGGAGTTCAACAATTGGTTTAAGTGTTAATTGAAAgatttgtgatcttaaatatgcAGATTTCATATCTAGGAAGTTTATTCAATTATGGATAATTCTTCTTAAATTAttgtttaaaagatctatggaAGATTTGCATATTAACTAATATCCAAATATCTTATGGGtttattgggaaaaaaaattcatgtaacTTGTAATTTTTGATAGTTAAAATATAACTTGTAACTTATAGATCTATCTGTActcttttatctttaattagaggtttcaagtttgagttttgagtaTGGAGTGTTTTAACTCAAATATGAGATTTTTGGGTGTGCATCTGAATTTTATCGAACCCTTATAATATGAATAAGAGATTTTCTATATTCCTTTATTCATTATAAGAGAATTTCAGTTCGAGCTTTGAGTAGGAAGTTGTCGTTGTTCTAGAGTGTTTTACTTCAAACGTGAGATTTTTGATGTGAATCTGAATATAGTTGGACTTAAATATGAATACCAAACATCGGCCGAAaagaataattataaaaatatatgcttaagtcatttttttttttacaattattcCAACTTTTAGTTTCATATCACTTATTCCAAGTTCCAATTAATATAATTGTAACATTATTATTATCTAATTTTAATagcaaaaaaatttcattataATTCTTAAAATCAGAACACGAACCTATTTCTTGCTATTCCAAAATCCACAAACAACACACTTTCTTTACTCTTATtactttaattaaatttgttaaattttcaagtaagagt belongs to Solanum stenotomum isolate F172 chromosome 1, ASM1918654v1, whole genome shotgun sequence and includes:
- the LOC125853598 gene encoding IQ domain-containing protein IQM2-like, whose protein sequence is MGLSFSSPLASQSDTETGVDSVVVKSIDFGHDERKTPLRSVSFKSHDTEPTILQSDGSGRMSIEKSISFRTMGSAMELKRTSSEEKPEFSEFRRLGSMNGESQKSPLAYTSSPKHEAALKLQKVYKSFRTRRKLADCAVLIEQSWWKLLDFAELKHSSISFFDLDKHETAVSRWSRARTRAAKVGKGLSKNGKAQKLALQHWLEAIDPRHRYGHNLHFYYVQWLHSQSKEPFFYWLDIGEGKEVNIVDKCPRWKLQQQCIKYLGPMERKAYEVEVEDGKLFYKETGKLLDTTDGPKGTKWIFVLSTSKTLYVGKKTKGTFQHSSFLAGGATLAAGRIVAERGVLKAVWPHSGHYRPTPENFQDFISFMTENNVDLNDVKLDSDEDEEESIGKKSGVFLRGDSSEDDLQKDGLETEENDLEESTSEKRDLKVQEQAADIQLSDSKPSHNFSIKLPNLQIPRNDGFIEKLKNESEAAKSISDLESPTDGYKTARELFAPEQDQMDLKHSSSVEELDESKEEIIPDESIIQRINSHKDLKSYQLGKQLSCKWSTGAGPRIGCLRDYPSQLQSHALEQVSLSPRSAFRLKMNFPSRASTPTSLSRVMQVSCSLSPMGNKTLSCLNSKYSSPPHKGP